The following are encoded in a window of Leptospira selangorensis genomic DNA:
- a CDS encoding outer membrane lipoprotein-sorting protein, with protein sequence MFPILMGGEVSHAQAPPDKARVAQELVARLDQALLKADGLVKANLILIKKTGDSWTWDMSIFRKGEDSLSLFESKGRGLEYKILFKEDGELIFAFNALSRKIFKKNDEEKYENHLNTGFSFVDLAGTSYQANYNPIVQSDLDIAGKKMKRVALRPIVPYFYSKLILLLEPDTLRPTRLDFHDKDGVLYKTMNIKYGPVKVKAKQKVTKEDIVSRLEMLDLNTGAISVLEYTEVDRDVKPDPSLFELDNLNRL encoded by the coding sequence ATGTTCCCGATTTTAATGGGTGGGGAAGTTTCCCATGCGCAAGCTCCACCGGATAAAGCAAGAGTTGCCCAGGAGTTAGTCGCAAGACTAGACCAGGCACTCTTGAAGGCGGACGGTTTAGTTAAAGCAAATTTGATCCTGATCAAAAAGACGGGAGATTCCTGGACTTGGGACATGAGCATTTTCAGAAAGGGAGAAGATTCACTCTCCCTATTCGAAAGTAAAGGCCGTGGTCTAGAGTATAAGATCTTATTTAAAGAAGACGGAGAATTGATCTTCGCCTTCAATGCACTTTCCAGAAAAATTTTCAAAAAGAACGACGAAGAAAAATACGAGAACCACCTTAACACAGGATTCAGTTTTGTGGATCTGGCCGGAACTTCTTACCAAGCGAATTATAATCCGATCGTACAAAGTGATTTGGATATTGCCGGGAAGAAGATGAAACGTGTGGCGCTTCGACCAATCGTTCCTTATTTTTATTCCAAATTGATCCTACTTTTAGAACCGGATACATTGAGACCTACTCGTTTGGATTTTCATGATAAGGACGGAGTACTTTATAAAACTATGAATATAAAGTACGGTCCTGTTAAGGTAAAAGCAAAGCAGAAGGTCACAAAAGAAGATATAGTCAGTAGATTGGAAATGTTGGATCTGAATACTGGTGCTATCAGTGTATTGGAATATACTGAAGTGGACAGGGACGTAAAACCGGATCCTTCTCTATTCGAATTGGATAATCTAAACAGACTCTAA
- a CDS encoding 16S rRNA (uracil(1498)-N(3))-methyltransferase: MSSEEIVFFRPGYSSSPELKLEGEEISHLKAFRVFSEEKTVIIKDGAGASFAYSVPSSSKTGNLIGTEKKERPKTRAKIATAIPKGNRLEWLIQKGTELGITEFIFLVFSHSDRKDLNPERLLKVAAEASSQSNQDFLPEIKGPISLSKFLEESKSTKEELLLFDPRSEIRINSENIQNKTVLIGPEGGFRKEELELISQFGILSANVGESILRIETAGIFAASLFRLGNLY, encoded by the coding sequence ATGTCGTCTGAAGAGATCGTTTTTTTTAGACCAGGATATTCTTCTTCTCCCGAATTGAAACTAGAAGGAGAAGAGATCTCTCATTTAAAAGCATTTCGAGTTTTTTCGGAAGAGAAAACTGTGATCATCAAGGACGGTGCAGGAGCAAGTTTTGCTTATAGTGTACCTTCTTCTTCTAAAACCGGAAATCTGATCGGTACTGAAAAAAAAGAAAGACCTAAAACTAGAGCAAAGATCGCAACTGCGATTCCGAAAGGAAACAGATTGGAATGGTTGATCCAAAAAGGAACGGAACTTGGGATCACTGAATTTATTTTTTTAGTATTTTCTCATTCGGATAGAAAGGACTTAAATCCGGAAAGACTTTTGAAAGTAGCGGCGGAAGCTTCTTCTCAATCTAACCAAGATTTTTTGCCCGAGATCAAAGGACCGATCTCTCTTTCTAAATTTTTAGAAGAGTCTAAGTCTACCAAAGAAGAACTTCTACTTTTTGATCCAAGATCTGAAATAAGGATCAATTCTGAAAACATTCAAAACAAAACGGTTTTGATCGGACCGGAAGGCGGATTTAGAAAAGAAGAATTAGAACTGATCTCTCAGTTTGGAATTTTATCTGCGAATGTGGGAGAATCTATTTTGAGAATAGAGACCGCTGGAATTTTTGCGGCCTCTTTATTTAGGTTAGGAAATTTGTATTAA
- the thiS gene encoding sulfur carrier protein ThiS, with translation MIVNGKEFSLRELSSPDLFSLLESLKLKPETVAIQRNGEILKRDRWKNSSLEEGDRIEILKFVGGG, from the coding sequence ATGATCGTAAACGGTAAGGAATTCTCTCTCCGGGAACTTTCTTCTCCGGATTTATTTTCCCTATTGGAATCCTTAAAACTAAAACCGGAAACGGTGGCGATTCAGAGAAATGGAGAGATCCTAAAAAGGGACCGTTGGAAGAATTCTTCCTTAGAAGAAGGGGATAGAATAGAGATCCTGAAATTTGTAGGAGGAGGTTGA
- a CDS encoding thiamine phosphate synthase: MEFPLRPRHSIWRAPGIYPILDLEYCSKFSKDPVHIVELWNYQREWIPFYQIRAKKESPDTLRKIYKSLIDTFPDFPIILNDYWKEALEWRSFGLHIGKEDYASLSFEDKKKIRSSGLYLGTSCHNSEDISELEPGVWDYTGLGPVYATSSKDTEDLPVGVSGVQEALQIAKIPVTPIGGIGPKQIIELSELGPLSYAMIASASEKDSFYECIRILKEIKNP; encoded by the coding sequence TTGGAATTCCCACTTAGACCCAGACATAGTATCTGGAGAGCACCCGGCATTTATCCAATCCTAGATCTAGAATATTGTTCCAAATTTTCCAAGGATCCGGTGCATATTGTCGAACTTTGGAATTACCAAAGAGAATGGATCCCATTCTACCAGATACGCGCTAAAAAAGAGAGCCCGGATACATTAAGGAAGATTTATAAAAGCCTGATAGATACATTTCCTGATTTTCCGATCATATTGAATGATTATTGGAAAGAGGCCCTGGAATGGAGATCTTTTGGACTTCATATTGGAAAAGAGGATTATGCTTCTCTTTCCTTCGAGGATAAGAAGAAGATCCGCTCTAGCGGATTATACCTAGGTACTTCCTGCCATAATTCTGAAGATATTTCCGAGCTGGAACCGGGGGTCTGGGATTATACGGGGCTTGGGCCGGTTTATGCTACAAGTTCCAAAGACACGGAGGATCTTCCTGTGGGTGTTTCCGGCGTCCAAGAAGCCTTACAAATTGCTAAAATACCTGTCACTCCGATCGGAGGGATCGGTCCTAAACAGATTATCGAGTTATCCGAGTTAGGCCCATTATCTTATGCAATGATCGCTTCCGCATCTGAAAAGGATTCCTTTTATGAATGTATTCGTATCCTTAAGGAGATAAAGAATCCGTAA
- a CDS encoding WecB/TagA/CpsF family glycosyltransferase: MKQPGEIRHLSAKDDRDYLLDYQTLNVDDLEKAPILGVPFDNASLDEAVAKIYHLMEEKDKFHHVLLLDPIKTMALRKGKKLHRIAQKASLILAEGAGLQWAAKKLGGELKERIPTIALMMDLVRLCELRNYSIFLLGGKEEIVEKVYFNLSRHFPGVRIVGRHAGYLNTQRELLVKESIRKTSPNIIFLAMDFPDQEIWVENNTAFFGHAVVIGVGPAMDILSGKVKKAPNVFKLKGLTWLWRIMVRPWRLIRLSRMFGFFIVVAIKSLFVKKKK; this comes from the coding sequence ATGAAACAGCCAGGGGAAATACGCCATCTATCTGCAAAGGATGATCGCGACTACTTACTAGATTATCAGACCCTGAATGTGGATGATCTGGAAAAGGCTCCCATTTTAGGCGTGCCTTTTGATAACGCCAGCCTAGACGAGGCAGTGGCAAAAATTTATCATCTCATGGAAGAGAAGGATAAATTCCATCATGTTCTTCTATTGGATCCGATCAAGACTATGGCTCTTCGCAAAGGGAAGAAGTTGCATAGGATCGCACAAAAAGCTAGCTTAATTTTAGCGGAAGGTGCAGGTCTGCAGTGGGCCGCTAAAAAATTAGGCGGGGAATTAAAAGAGAGAATTCCCACAATCGCACTTATGATGGACTTGGTTCGTCTATGTGAACTCAGAAATTATTCCATTTTTCTTTTAGGCGGAAAGGAAGAGATCGTCGAAAAGGTTTATTTCAATCTTTCTAGACATTTTCCCGGAGTCCGTATCGTAGGACGTCATGCGGGATACTTAAATACTCAGCGAGAGTTGCTTGTTAAAGAATCCATCCGCAAGACCAGTCCGAATATTATATTTCTTGCAATGGATTTTCCGGACCAAGAGATCTGGGTAGAAAATAATACCGCATTTTTCGGTCACGCAGTAGTGATCGGTGTAGGCCCGGCTATGGACATTCTATCCGGAAAAGTAAAAAAGGCTCCGAATGTTTTCAAACTAAAAGGTTTAACTTGGCTTTGGAGAATTATGGTTCGTCCTTGGAGATTAATTCGCCTAAGCAGAATGTTCGGATTTTTTATCGTAGTAGCTATCAAATCACTTTTTGTAAAAAAGAAGAAATAA
- a CDS encoding tetratricopeptide repeat protein has translation MADYSEQELEQIRSILDPLNKNPESSEDLNPMLSSFREKMGYGVPISIGDDDEDQPEEGSEESFDLGDEDEAPTPIQKPKPLSFSEDDDIDLDELLTEPSQGGEPSADAGEDPFGGFDEAPTASDDFGDFATPEPESDPFADSGLDDFGAPSETEEPSAGLEDFGAPTSEEDPFGGFDSAPDLDTPFETSPNEDFGSTPSADPFADSDLGMDDFDTGPSSDSDDPFAGMGGEELGGSGLEDFDSPASSDTDDPFAAFDASGMEDTPGDEFGLEEGDPFGASPASGDSDFGDLGGFDSEPSDSGDFGGDSFAEAPTDSDPFADFAPVSGGDHDPFSDLSSATSVPESDPFADFAAEPASAMEMESVPESSDFTSFSPDLDSDSGDEDLGAAAFEEDLRSLGGEDKDEIDKSLTDEELAIIQREILRYPPLLRRTVIESIVQDRLSKKAQRDLLELIKIESSPEDIAAFLSSALGVTVALTDRSGAYSADGVPIISSDPIYTREGVLERRKKIRRTFFAAAAALLIGFGSYFTYKHIILPRQAAQNYEAGLEQIREMGAKRFAGTLGEEDRKKYLISIEDSYDKGFDIDPYNLKYMNLYGVEYSRAGEYEYSFQKLFGKIEPDLGMGTLDSWNKREQSPMVRLAQGESWNDKKLKTSAVVNKGIEGIKFLLDQEKTPRKVLIAGAFLAMRLKERTHDNQTYRNLGWFHSQIMPDFAEPTEGKKGRYKNDALAVDYYSKVFTDGESPYDEDSTAGIAKIYYNRREFGKAASFYNRIVEANPKSIPGQAGLVSTYLEMWKESGDPQFVLNHHRLLRNNLDMESELPFYTLAKLASFYAAIDPEELRIKYNINPIDQVSGIEIEESAIRLLDTIYRKSMEDERTGVEIEGKDYAEGYYQRGQYYLSQKENSNARRFFEKAATLDPKHWLAVLELAEHSIRVGNFEEAKDLLKEAESRYTNSERWFGSKDEDETLFEGNPARIHFDLGKIRYLLSAGLSDKDSLKEFPGRKIYPFRSRSESDGKSLSVLKEEEEKRNRRNELRNSLQEFAKVDSEEPKFDLIRKWRRELPQPLLREMKFFKGWVEYMDSDFDKSLADWTGFEDKDEYYNPTLLMAKGNAFFYTGQTKTALGYFLRVKDDMEEKLPQMSSPKTEDPYHQEVYQTLTAAYNNIGACYETLSKKANVQESENYTAQALQNYWKAIETARKINEASEISLSNKDLLFKKEALKREPLLEDWVSPTLDSIKDLVRK, from the coding sequence ATGGCTGATTATTCAGAACAGGAACTGGAGCAGATCCGCTCCATCTTGGATCCGTTAAACAAGAATCCGGAATCCTCCGAAGATTTGAATCCTATGCTTTCCTCGTTCCGCGAGAAGATGGGATACGGTGTTCCTATATCTATCGGGGACGATGATGAGGACCAACCGGAAGAAGGATCCGAAGAAAGTTTCGATTTAGGCGACGAAGACGAAGCTCCTACACCTATCCAAAAGCCAAAGCCATTATCTTTCTCTGAAGACGATGATATCGATCTTGATGAATTATTAACTGAGCCTTCCCAAGGGGGCGAACCAAGCGCAGATGCAGGAGAAGATCCTTTCGGAGGATTTGACGAAGCTCCTACAGCATCCGACGATTTCGGTGATTTTGCAACTCCAGAGCCTGAATCTGACCCATTTGCGGACTCAGGTCTGGATGATTTTGGAGCTCCTTCCGAAACAGAAGAACCTTCAGCCGGTTTAGAAGATTTCGGGGCTCCTACAAGCGAAGAAGATCCATTCGGTGGATTCGATTCTGCTCCTGATCTAGATACTCCTTTTGAAACTTCTCCTAACGAAGATTTCGGTTCTACTCCTAGTGCTGATCCATTTGCGGATTCCGATCTGGGAATGGATGATTTTGACACAGGGCCAAGCTCGGATTCGGATGATCCATTCGCTGGTATGGGAGGAGAAGAGCTTGGAGGTTCCGGTCTAGAAGATTTTGATTCTCCTGCTTCTTCAGACACCGACGATCCATTTGCGGCATTTGATGCTTCCGGAATGGAAGATACTCCTGGAGATGAATTTGGTTTAGAAGAAGGTGACCCTTTTGGTGCCTCCCCTGCATCCGGCGATTCAGATTTCGGAGACCTAGGCGGTTTCGATTCAGAACCTTCCGACTCGGGAGATTTTGGCGGAGATAGTTTTGCCGAAGCTCCTACAGATTCAGACCCATTCGCAGACTTTGCACCTGTTTCCGGCGGAGACCACGATCCATTCTCGGATCTTTCCAGCGCAACTTCTGTTCCAGAATCGGATCCATTCGCTGATTTTGCAGCAGAGCCTGCTTCCGCGATGGAAATGGAATCCGTTCCGGAATCTTCCGATTTTACAAGCTTCTCCCCAGATCTGGATTCAGACTCGGGAGACGAAGATCTGGGAGCAGCCGCATTCGAAGAAGACTTACGTTCTTTAGGCGGAGAAGATAAGGACGAAATAGATAAGTCTCTCACAGACGAAGAACTCGCAATCATCCAAAGAGAAATACTTCGTTACCCTCCTCTTTTACGAAGAACTGTCATAGAATCGATAGTCCAAGACCGTCTTTCTAAAAAGGCCCAAAGAGATCTATTAGAACTTATTAAAATAGAAAGTAGCCCTGAGGATATTGCCGCATTCTTATCATCCGCATTAGGAGTTACAGTCGCTCTTACGGATAGAAGTGGAGCTTACTCCGCAGACGGTGTTCCTATCATTTCTTCCGACCCTATCTATACAAGAGAAGGTGTATTAGAAAGAAGGAAGAAGATCCGCAGGACATTCTTCGCGGCCGCAGCAGCACTTTTAATCGGATTTGGAAGTTATTTCACTTATAAACATATCATTCTTCCTAGACAAGCCGCTCAAAATTACGAAGCAGGTCTGGAACAGATACGTGAGATGGGCGCCAAAAGATTCGCAGGAACTTTGGGCGAAGAAGATAGAAAAAAATATCTGATCAGTATAGAAGATTCTTATGATAAAGGATTCGATATCGATCCTTACAATCTGAAATACATGAACCTGTACGGAGTGGAATACAGCCGTGCGGGAGAATACGAATATTCCTTCCAGAAATTATTCGGTAAGATAGAGCCGGATCTAGGAATGGGAACATTAGATTCTTGGAATAAAAGAGAACAATCTCCTATGGTCCGATTGGCCCAAGGAGAATCCTGGAATGATAAAAAGCTAAAAACCAGCGCGGTTGTAAACAAAGGAATAGAAGGGATCAAATTCCTTTTAGACCAGGAAAAAACTCCTAGAAAAGTTTTGATCGCCGGTGCATTCCTGGCAATGAGACTAAAAGAAAGGACTCATGATAACCAAACCTACAGAAATCTAGGTTGGTTCCATTCTCAAATCATGCCTGATTTTGCTGAACCTACAGAAGGCAAAAAAGGAAGATATAAGAACGACGCGTTAGCAGTTGATTATTATTCCAAGGTATTCACTGACGGAGAAAGTCCTTATGATGAGGATTCCACCGCAGGTATCGCTAAAATATATTATAATAGAAGAGAATTCGGAAAAGCAGCGTCCTTTTACAATCGAATTGTAGAAGCAAATCCTAAAAGTATCCCTGGCCAAGCCGGGCTTGTTTCCACCTACTTAGAAATGTGGAAAGAAAGTGGGGATCCTCAATTCGTTTTAAATCACCACCGTCTGCTTAGGAACAATCTGGACATGGAGTCGGAACTCCCCTTCTACACTCTTGCAAAGTTAGCATCTTTTTATGCTGCAATCGATCCGGAAGAACTTAGGATCAAATATAATATCAATCCTATAGACCAAGTTTCCGGAATAGAGATAGAAGAAAGCGCGATCCGTCTCTTGGATACTATCTACAGAAAGTCCATGGAAGATGAAAGGACTGGAGTTGAGATAGAAGGAAAAGATTACGCAGAAGGTTATTACCAACGCGGACAATATTATCTTTCTCAAAAAGAGAACAGCAATGCTAGAAGGTTCTTCGAAAAAGCGGCCACTCTGGATCCTAAACATTGGTTGGCAGTTCTGGAACTTGCAGAACATTCTATCCGTGTAGGAAATTTCGAAGAAGCAAAAGATCTTTTAAAAGAGGCAGAATCTCGTTATACAAACAGCGAGCGTTGGTTCGGTTCCAAAGACGAAGACGAAACATTATTCGAGGGAAATCCTGCTCGTATCCATTTTGATTTAGGAAAGATCAGATACTTATTGTCCGCCGGACTTTCCGACAAAGATTCTCTCAAAGAATTTCCTGGAAGAAAAATTTATCCTTTCCGGTCCCGCTCCGAATCCGACGGAAAAAGTCTTTCTGTCTTAAAAGAAGAGGAAGAAAAAAGAAACCGAAGGAACGAACTTAGAAACTCCCTCCAAGAATTCGCAAAAGTGGATTCGGAAGAACCTAAGTTTGATCTTATCCGTAAATGGAGAAGAGAACTTCCTCAGCCCCTGTTGAGAGAAATGAAATTTTTCAAAGGCTGGGTGGAGTATATGGACTCCGACTTTGACAAGTCTTTGGCGGATTGGACAGGTTTCGAAGACAAGGACGAATATTATAATCCTACTCTTCTCATGGCAAAAGGAAATGCTTTCTTCTATACAGGCCAGACAAAAACCGCTCTTGGATATTTCCTAAGAGTAAAAGATGATATGGAAGAAAAACTTCCTCAAATGAGTTCTCCTAAAACGGAAGATCCATATCACCAAGAAGTTTATCAAACTCTGACTGCCGCTTATAATAATATTGGTGCTTGTTACGAGACTCTTTCTAAAAAAGCAAATGTGCAAGAGTCTGAAAATTATACTGCACAAGCTTTGCAAAATTATTGGAAAGCGATCGAAACTGCACGTAAGATCAATGAAGCTAGCGAAATTTCACTTTCTAATAAAGATCTTTTATTCAAAAAAGAAGCTCTTAAAAGAGAACCTCTCTTAGAAGATTGGGTTTCTCCAACTTTAGATTCGATTAAAGACTTAGTGCGTAAGTAG
- a CDS encoding carbohydrate-binding module 48, which translates to MVHKAKAVALLTLILTFALAAEDAEDWIGAFRSVDYEEGEEALPEEKIYYFWQLENLRKAVPPRFIRLVDTFSALKTGKLLNRGVLFSYEGLANDEVSVCGEFSHWQCVSLQKNDKGIFYGVVDIHGDQLYEAKPAYEYKFKVDGIFTHDPENPDTVEDGEGSLVSRIAFREGGPNKQTSTRVLEDSPYEEKEFRTVEFRIYQPQAESVSLIGDFNHWDPESDFLIKERNGTFRVVKKLKPGEYQYNFLVDGKIVVDTYNPLTVLREDTGEISSALVVPTRTGVLERKKIDP; encoded by the coding sequence ATGGTGCATAAAGCCAAGGCGGTTGCCTTACTTACCTTGATATTGACCTTCGCCCTTGCTGCGGAAGACGCGGAAGATTGGATCGGAGCCTTCCGGTCTGTGGATTATGAAGAAGGGGAAGAAGCCCTTCCCGAAGAAAAAATTTATTATTTCTGGCAATTGGAAAATTTGAGAAAGGCGGTTCCGCCTAGATTCATCCGATTAGTGGATACATTCTCCGCTTTAAAGACCGGAAAACTATTAAACCGTGGAGTTTTGTTCAGTTACGAGGGTCTTGCAAACGACGAGGTAAGCGTTTGTGGAGAATTCAGTCATTGGCAATGTGTTTCCTTACAGAAGAATGATAAGGGAATCTTTTATGGAGTAGTGGACATCCACGGAGACCAACTCTATGAAGCAAAACCGGCTTACGAATACAAGTTCAAGGTAGACGGCATATTCACACATGATCCTGAAAACCCAGACACGGTAGAAGATGGAGAAGGTTCTTTGGTATCCAGGATTGCATTCAGAGAAGGTGGACCCAATAAACAAACAAGCACCAGGGTTTTAGAAGATTCTCCTTACGAAGAAAAAGAATTTAGAACCGTTGAATTCAGAATTTATCAACCCCAAGCAGAATCAGTAAGTCTGATCGGTGATTTTAATCATTGGGATCCAGAGTCCGATTTTTTGATCAAAGAAAGGAATGGAACCTTTAGAGTAGTAAAGAAGTTAAAGCCTGGTGAATACCAATACAATTTTTTAGTCGATGGAAAGATCGTTGTAGATACTTATAATCCTCTTACAGTGTTAAGAGAAGACACAGGCGAGATCTCTTCTGCATTAGTAGTTCCTACCAGAACCGGGGTTTTGGAAAGAAAGAAGATTGACCCCTAA
- the trxB gene encoding thioredoxin-disulfide reductase, with translation MPHKVVIIGSGPAGHTAAIYAARANLNPVMYEGFMAGGIAAGGQLTTTTEVENFPGFPEGIDGTQLTNLFRAQSEKYGTKIITQTITKVDFSKRPFRIWSDDELIEAETVIIATGATAKRMFIPGEDSYWQKGISACAVCDGALPIYRNKELAVVGGGDSAVEEAAHLTKFASKVYLIHRRDSLRASKIMQKRATTHPKIEIIWNTAVEGAQGNGNQLTSLSVKELTTGKTKELSVGGLFYAIGHKPNTEIFEGQLDLDETGYIKTVPGTTRTSVDGVFAAGDVQDKTYRQAITAAGSGCMAALEAERWLEAQEE, from the coding sequence ATGCCCCATAAAGTAGTCATCATTGGATCCGGTCCTGCGGGTCATACTGCTGCAATTTACGCAGCAAGAGCGAATTTGAACCCTGTTATGTACGAAGGATTTATGGCAGGAGGAATCGCCGCAGGTGGACAGCTCACCACAACCACTGAGGTGGAAAATTTCCCAGGTTTTCCGGAAGGAATCGACGGAACCCAACTTACTAATCTATTCCGTGCTCAATCCGAAAAATACGGCACTAAAATTATCACACAAACAATCACCAAAGTGGACTTTTCTAAACGACCATTCCGTATTTGGTCCGACGATGAACTGATTGAAGCAGAAACTGTGATTATTGCAACAGGTGCAACTGCAAAAAGAATGTTCATCCCAGGGGAAGATTCTTATTGGCAAAAAGGAATTTCTGCCTGCGCGGTTTGTGATGGTGCACTTCCAATTTACAGAAATAAAGAACTAGCTGTTGTAGGTGGAGGAGATTCCGCAGTAGAAGAAGCGGCTCACTTAACCAAATTTGCATCTAAAGTGTATTTGATCCACAGAAGAGATTCTTTAAGAGCATCTAAGATCATGCAGAAAAGAGCAACCACTCATCCTAAGATAGAAATTATCTGGAATACTGCCGTAGAGGGTGCGCAAGGAAATGGAAACCAACTCACTTCCCTTTCCGTAAAAGAACTTACCACAGGAAAAACGAAAGAACTCTCTGTGGGCGGTTTATTCTACGCGATCGGTCATAAACCGAATACCGAAATTTTCGAAGGCCAATTGGATTTGGATGAAACAGGTTATATCAAAACTGTTCCCGGTACAACTCGTACAAGTGTAGATGGTGTGTTTGCTGCCGGCGATGTTCAGGACAAAACTTACAGACAAGCGATCACTGCTGCAGGTTCAGGATGTATGGCTGCTCTTGAAGCAGAAAGATGGTTAGAAGCTCAGGAAGAGTAG
- a CDS encoding LA_2490 family SGNH/GDSL-type esterase — protein sequence MDFAKKSFFGLVFLILIFLGTEAGLVLLRSPSLQYYRDLKLIHSFHPDYYVALAPGESKYVSHFAGKWEGQFTINSLGLRGKEEPIPGKPKLLCLGDSLVMGFGVGDSDTFCQLLDGIQLKGEARQALNLGVDAYGSRGSYYRLKDISSKLDNVKEVLFFISPNDFDMPEVLAKKGILPDDQTDAIREKDPNYARNFKLQFILTRISYTLQALKLAYEQIQVTFAVTKLSVCKELDSAGFYRCRLLDGDEISTQPKLASGNLVSYFESSFFRPIKKPNCDSDITPTSAVFGAMCPEPVPSHVTCMDSAPSLETLPVLPELTQEYYQKMIDLAKERGFKLVPVILPIQIEEIYCYNNGKYHPLENYATRASAFFEKRGVKVLRFKKETGSMCGFDQNGKKFGILDHYIPEDGHFTKRGNIWAAESLKAKLKETDLAL from the coding sequence ATGGATTTCGCCAAAAAATCGTTTTTCGGCCTAGTTTTTTTGATCTTAATCTTCCTCGGAACCGAAGCCGGTTTGGTTCTATTACGCAGTCCTTCTCTCCAATACTATAGAGATCTCAAACTCATCCACAGTTTTCATCCGGATTATTACGTGGCTCTTGCGCCGGGCGAGTCCAAATATGTCAGCCATTTTGCCGGAAAATGGGAAGGCCAATTTACTATCAACTCTCTGGGCCTTCGTGGAAAAGAAGAACCCATTCCTGGAAAACCGAAACTTCTATGCTTAGGGGATAGTTTGGTGATGGGATTCGGAGTAGGGGACTCCGACACATTCTGCCAACTTTTGGATGGAATCCAATTAAAGGGAGAAGCAAGACAGGCTCTGAACCTCGGAGTAGACGCCTATGGATCCAGAGGTTCTTATTACAGACTCAAAGATATTTCTTCTAAATTGGACAATGTAAAAGAAGTATTATTCTTCATTTCTCCAAATGATTTCGATATGCCGGAAGTTCTTGCAAAAAAAGGAATTTTGCCTGACGACCAAACGGACGCGATCCGAGAAAAAGATCCGAACTACGCTAGGAATTTTAAATTACAATTTATTTTAACAAGAATTTCTTATACACTCCAAGCTCTCAAGCTGGCTTATGAGCAGATCCAAGTTACATTTGCAGTCACTAAACTTTCCGTTTGTAAAGAGTTGGATTCGGCCGGATTTTATAGATGTCGCTTACTAGACGGAGACGAAATTTCAACCCAGCCAAAATTAGCATCCGGAAATCTAGTTTCTTATTTTGAGTCTTCTTTTTTCAGACCTATTAAAAAGCCTAACTGCGATTCGGATATTACACCAACTTCAGCTGTATTTGGAGCCATGTGCCCTGAACCGGTTCCTTCTCATGTGACCTGTATGGATTCTGCTCCTTCTTTAGAAACTCTTCCGGTTTTACCTGAACTCACTCAGGAATATTATCAAAAGATGATAGATCTTGCGAAGGAAAGAGGATTTAAACTGGTCCCGGTAATTCTTCCTATCCAAATAGAAGAGATCTATTGTTATAATAATGGAAAATACCATCCGTTAGAAAATTATGCAACCCGTGCTTCCGCATTTTTTGAAAAACGTGGAGTAAAAGTTTTACGTTTTAAAAAGGAAACCGGATCGATGTGCGGTTTTGATCAGAACGGTAAAAAATTCGGGATTTTAGACCATTATATCCCTGAAGATGGGCATTTTACAAAAAGAGGAAATATTTGGGCGGCGGAATCTCTTAAGGCCAAATTGAAGGAGACTGACCTTGCTCTTTAA